GTCTGCTCTCTCCGTCGCTCGTCTACTCTTTCTCTCGCTCTTCTATTCGCTGCTCTCTCCTCTCTCTCCTCGTCTCTTCTATTGCTCTTCACTATCCGGTCCTCTCTCTGGCGCTCGCTCCTCTCTTGCCATACTCTCCTTAGTACCTCTTCAACCGGCTTTTCCTTACTGAATCGCCTCTCGTCGCCGCTTGTGGTTTCTCTGCTGCCGTCTTTCATCTCGAGCTCTCTCTCTGGCCCTCTCTACTTCTCCTTTATCCTCTACTCGCGGGCCTCTCTGCTGCTCTCTCCTCTCTCTTCTATGCCGCTGCTTCCGCTATATTAACTCTGGCTCATCTCTCGTCTATCTCACTCGTCTCCCTTCTCTGACGTCGTCTCTCTGGTGCTCTCTCCTCTCTCCACCGTGCTCTCGTCTGCTCAGGGCTATCTCTCCCCTCTGGACCTTCTCGCCCTTGCTACTCCCCCTCTCTCCTCGACCTCTCCACTCCCGTCCGACTGTCTTCCCTTCCCTCTACTCTCCTCTGGCTGGCGTGGCTCGCCTCGGCGGCTTAACCCTTACCTCTGCTTCGTGCATCTGTTGTCGTCCGCATCTCTCTTCTGCTTACTGCCTCTTCGCTCTTAAGATCTGGTCCGCTCTCTGCTGCCGCAACCTGCACTTACTCGGGTTCTGCCTCTCCCTCTCAAAGCTTCTTTCCCCTGAACGTCCACTCTACTCTTGATCTCCTCGCCTCATCTGCGCTCACTACCTCTCTCCTCTCTATAACTTTCTCTCGTCCGTCTTCTCTCCTCTATCGTCTCTACCTGCTTGCTCTCCTCTTCCTGACTCTACTTGCTCTTCTTGTCTACTGTCGCTCCTTTCTTCACTCTCCCTCTGACTCTCAATCCTGACTCATGCTAGCTCTGCTGCGTATCCTACTCGTTCTACTCTTCCTTCTCTTTCTGTCTGCTACTTCTCTACCTCTCTTCTACTTCTTTAGTCTCTCTTTACAAGGTCTTACTCTTCGCTCGTCTACTCTCCTCGTTCCTAGCCTCTCCCTCTGCCCTTCGCCTCCGAAGCTGCTGCCTTGCTTCTCTGACTCGCTCTGCTGCTTACTATGACTCCTCCTTCTACACCTCTTCGGCTCTCCTCCCGCTCTCTCCTCTTCTGTCGCCTCTTTCTTCTTTCCTACGCACTGTCTCCTTTTCCTCTCCGTCTTGTTGCTTCTCCTCTCTGCTTCGGCTCTGCTCGCACCCGTTTCCTTGTTGTTTTTTTGGTGCTGCCTAGTCTTAGGCACCTGTCTTGCTGCGTCTCCTTATCCTTCGACCCTTCTCTCTGTCCGCGTGCTTTTTTCGTCCCTGCCCAGCTGTCCTTCTCGTTAACCTTTCTTCAGTGCGTCCTCGTTTTCTACCCGACCCCATGCTTGCCCGTCGAATTGCGCGCTTTCCTACTTGCTAGCACGCTTTTCGCTTTCGCGCTCTTCTACTCTCTTAGGCTCGCTTCTTCGCTCTCTTCTTCTCTGACCTtcctctctctcgctctccgTCTACTCTCGCTGCACTCTAAACCCCTTCCTCCGCTCCCTGTCTCCTCGGCTTTCCTTTTTCTCTCACTGTTTGGCCTACGGCAGGCTTCAGACTGTCGCTTCGCCTGCTTACGCGCGCGTGGAAACCTCCCTCTCTTGGCTTGGTCTCTTTCCTTACGttttctccctctctctctctttgctACGCTCTTCTTATCACTTCTTGCTTAGGCATCCCCGAATTTACCGCTTTTGCTTCGCGGCCTCCTCGCCGCTCGCCCCTTTCTCGCGCTCTCGTCTCTAGTCTCCTCCCCTACGACGACTTCCAAGCTTACGGATGTCTATCTCCTCGGGTGTTTTGTTTCCTATCTCATCTCTACTCCCTGCTTGTTAGTTCTCAACGTCTCTCGTCGTCTTCCGCGAATGCTCTCTCTCGCTGACTCCTGGCCGCTTCTGCCTTTGCTCTCGCTGTTTCCTGCTCTTTCATCTACTTCCCTACTGCCTCTCTCTCTTTTATTCTCCTCGTGACCCTATCTTCTCACCTCCTCTTTCTCTGCTTATCCTCCCTCCCTCTACGCCCGACGTACTCTTCTCCTCGTCCTCCGTTCCTGGCGTTCTGCTCCTGCCTTCGCTCGGGCCTGCTTCCTGACCTCTCCTGGCTTCTTCTCTCCCCGCCCCGTTCTTTCTGCTCAGATGTACCTTTTCTCTTCTCCTGCCTCCGACTGTGGTCGCACCCCTCTTCCCTCTCTTCTCCGCTCGCGTATACATCTCCGTGTCCTCTCCTCTGCGTCTCTGTACGCCCTCTCCTACCGTCCTCTCTGGAGCTCTTCTCTCCTCGCTGCCCGTGACCGTCTTACGTCCCTCTCTCGCTTCGCTCTCTCGCCCTGCCTCGCGCTTCGCGCTCTATACACTAGCTGAACGCCTCTCCTCCCGTCTCTCTTCCTCTGCTCTCTCAACTTCCTCTTTCTCTATCTCGTCTCTCCGCTCCTTGTTTCTTCGCTCTCCTCGCGCTCTCTGGCTGTCTCCTGGCTAAGCTTTCCTGACGACCTCTCTCTCTCGCGCTCTCTCCTCCCTTTGCCTTCTTCTTTCCAGGCCATTCTCTCTGCTCTTCCTCTTCACGGCTCTCTCTTCTTCCTGTCCTTCTCTGCTTGTTCCTGGCTACTGTTCTTATGCTCTGTCCGCGCGCTATCCTCCTCTACCCTCTGCTAACTCTCTTTCTAGTGCCCTACCTTTTTGACTTCTCTCCGCTCGCGACTCCTGTGTAGCTTAGGCTGGTCTCCTTCCTATGGCTTCCTCTTCCTCTTCTCCTTCTGCTCGCGTCTTCTCTCCGTCGTCTTATGACGTCTTCGGCCTTCTAACTTCCTGCTTTACCTTTTTCTTCCTGCCTCGCCTACTCTCTTTAGATCTCTCCCTCGCTCTACGTCTCGTTtcgctccctctctctctctgctcTCCCGCCTCTCTCTGCTTTCTTCCGGTTCTTTACTTTCGTGACCTTCTTGACTCGCTCTGCTTCTCGCTATTTTCTACCTGCTCTATCTTTATGCTGGCGCTTTCTCTGCTTCGTCTGTTCTCTCTCTCCTCATGactacttttttttctccttctctCTTCGTACTGTCTCTCTAGCCTAGCTCACTCCTCTTATCCTTCTGGGGTCGGGCCTCTTACTTCTCTCTATCTTCTGGATCTCTTCTCTGCCGCGCCTCTCATCTACTACTTCAGGCTCTTCCTCTCTTTCTCTCTGGACTATAGCTTTGCTCGAACCTCTGACGCTCTTCTTCTCTGACTCTGTCTCTCTTACCTTTTTCCTCTTTCTCTTACGCCCCCTCCGTCTATCCCGCGCGCCTCTCCCTACTTGCGACTACCTCGTCTTCGTCCTAGGCGTCTCCCCTCTTTCGCTATATTAAGTCTCTCGTTTCGGCTCCGCTTGCTTCTCTCCGCGTCTTTCTTGATGTCCTTTCTCCTGTATCGCTTTTGGGCTCTCTTCCTACTACCTCCTTCGGCTTTCTTCGTTTCTTGTGCTCCTCTCCTCTCTACTTCCTCCTGCTTCTGGCTCCTTCCTCCTCTCCCTTATCCATGGCCACATGTGTTCCATCTTCTCTGGCTACTTCTCGCTCGTGAATCTTCTATCTCTCAGGCCTTGCTTCCTTCTTCTACTCGCCATATCTCTTCGGCGCTCCCTCTCCGTAGGCTCTGTCTTCCTGTTGTGCTCTCTCTACGTCTCTCCTTACTCTCTTCCGTTTCCTTTGTCCTCTCTCCGCTCTGCTCTTGGCTGCTATACTTCCTCTTTGCCCGCTGCTCTTGATCtcttttccttttttgcttTCTACTGCATTTCTTCTTGAAAGCCGTTCCCTTGCTACTCTCTCTGCTTTCCTCGCTCTGGaccttgctctctctctctctcgctctgttCCTCCTTAATCTTCCTCCCTTCCGGCTCGACCTCACGCCTCGCCTCGCTCTCGCTTCGCTCTCTCACTCTTCTTTCTCTGATCGTTGCTGCTCAACACTTCTCTACCTGGGCGCCCTCTCCGATCTCTCTTCTCTTGTCTTTTAATCGTCTACCTTCTTCTTCTTTGGATGGAGTCTCTCTCCTCGCTTGACGGCGAGTCTTTTCTACTTCCTTCCCCTCGGCTCTCCGACGGCGTCTCCTCTCGCCTCCGCGGCTCCCTGCTGGACCCTCCTCATCCTTATCCTCCTCCATCTATCTTCTGTGCCTCTCTTACGCCTTTTCCTTCGGCTCGTACGCTCCATACTTGGGCTCTCTTCGTCCTGCGTACCCCCTATCCCCTGCTTGATGCGAGCTACGCGCGTTGCTCTCCGGTGCTCGTCGTCTCTTTCGCGCCGCTCTACCTACCTACTGTGCTCTCTCGTAACGCTTACCTGTCTCCTTTCTCGTAAACTGGGCCCTCTTGTGCTCCTCCTTCGGCCCCTACCTCTAATCTACTTCCATGCCGCTGCTATTGCAGCTGGTCTGCCTGCTTGCGCTAGGTCCGCCCCTGTCGCTGCGCGTTCCTTCTCCGCCTGCGCTCCTTCTCGCTCTCCCCGCCCTCGCCTAGCTACCTTCATCTGCGCTACGGAGCTCTGACGACATCGTCCCCGTCCTTCCCTCGCTCTCTCTGGTTCTCCGCCTGGCGCGCTCTCCGTGCGCTCTCACCCGACGCCCTGTCTTCACTCTTCTCTCGTCGCTTCCTCTCCTCGACTTGACCCTATCCTCTCGCTCCCTCTCTTTGCGTCTTTCTCTCCCTCATACTGTAATTATTCTCTGTCTGATGCTTCCCTCCTGCCGCTTTCTGTCGTCCGATGGCCTCCTCGTCTCCCTCTGCTTCCGCTCTCTGTCGCTGCTTGCTCTTCTCTTACGTTCTGCTGAATCGGGTCTCACGTCTCCTTCGCTCTTCTTTAACGCTCCTCTTCCTGTTCTCCATCCTTTGCACTCCCTCTCGCTCTTTCTTTTGGGTGGGCCTCTCTCTGCTGCCGCTACTGCTCCCGCAGGCTCTGGGCTCGTGCGGGCCTTCTCGTGCTTACTCTACCACTGCTGTCCCTTCTCCTTCTTCTCTCGTGATCTCctgtacttttctcttctctctGTCCCCTTTTTCTCGGCTCCCCTTCTCCGCTCTTAGCCCTTCTCCCTCCTCTCTCCTCTATAGCTCTGGCTCCTTTCTCTATTGCATCTCTTGGGCAACTCTCTACCTCTCTACTCTGCGTTCTTCTCCTGCTCTAAACTTATTTCTTTCTTCTCTTTTCTTGCTCCTTGACTTCCGTCTCTgggattctctctctctctctctctctccgtcGCTTTTCTGCTCCTCTTCTCCTCTCGACTCTAAGCCTGTTGTTCGTTCTGCTTTCCTTCCTACTACTACTCCTCTCTTCTAAGTCTGTACTCTCTTCACTTTCCTCTTATGACCTTCTTCCTCCGTGCCCACTGGATCTTTACTGATTTCTGCCCTGCTTACTTCTCCTCCTACGTCTCTCTTTTAAACTCGTGTCTCCTACTTTTGGTCTTCTACTGCTCTCTGCGCTCATGCACTTTCTCTCTTTTCCCTCTACTCGCTCTCTCGTCGGACTCGCGTGGCCTCTTCTCGCTTTGATTCTACTCTCTGCTTACAGCTCTGCTACTCTCTCCTCTTCGCGCTTTCGCTCCATTGCGATGCCTCCTCTCCGCTCGCCTCACGTCGCTTAGTCCTCTTCGTCTTGCCTTCCTCCTTCGTCTCGTCCTTCTGGTCGCTGGCGAGCCTGCTCTCTTCTACCTCTCTTCTTCTCTTCTGATCGCTCCGCGTCTCTTTTTTTCTCCGTCTGCCTTGCTCTCGCGCTTCTATCGTCTTCCTAATGTTCGTCGCGCTAACTCCCTTATTTCCTCCCTAACTCTTCTCTCTTTCGCGGCTCTTCTCTTCTCATTGGCGCTCTTCCTTTATTTCCTTTCGCACCATCGTATCCTCCTTGCTCTACTGCTCCGACTGCTACCTCTCTTCTCTCATCTCTTTCCCGCCCCTCGCCTCTCTTCTCTCGCCTCGTGCTCGCTTTGTCGTGGTATGCTCTACTTCTctttcccccccccctccctcctctcTCTTCTTCCCTCTCGCTCACTCTCCCGTTCGGTCCTTTCCTCCTACTTCGATATTGCCTGACTACTTTGGTCTACTGACTCGCTCTCTACCGACCTCTCTCCTGCCTGTCGACTTCGCACCTCTCTGATGCTTGCCTCTGCTTCTTCTTCGACCTTCTTGGCTCCCTTTCTTGCTTGCTTACTCTGACTTGCTCTCTCGCGACTTTCTTCTCCCGTCTCTCTTGTTGCTATCTCCTTCCTCACCAACTCCCTCTCTACCCCTTCTTCTCCTCGCGCTCCGTTCCTCGCTCTGTGGGTAGTCTCCTCCTCTCTAATAGCTCTTGCGTATCTTCTCTCTTCTGACTATCCTCTACTCTTCTCGAATTCTCTTGCCTACTCTCTCCGTGAGACACTCCTGCTCTCTTGGCTCGTCCTTCCTCGCTCGCTCTATTTCTTCCTCTCTCCTACCCTTCTTCTCTCTGCCCTCTTCCTTTCTGCGACTCTCCCTCTGTCGTCTCTCTTGCTCCTTGCGTTCtctaccccctcccccccccaacGCCAACACCACAAACCCACCATCCCCCATTGACTGATGGAAGAGAAACCCCCACACCACACCACCACCCAGGGGGCCCCAAAATACGGGGCGGTACTTCCCACCCCTCCTTAAAACAagaattaaacaattttgagaaGCCACATGCTCCCCACCCCANNNNNNNNNNNNNNNNNNNNNNNNNNNNNNNNNNNNNNNNNNNNNNNNNNNNNNNNNNNNNNNNNNNNNNNNNNNNNNNNNNNNNNNNNNNNNNNNNNNNGGTataattttttccaatttcgtcggggtcattatttggccatgaaatggggtccttaagctaaaattattctaaaaggttgaaattttgaaagctgttttttttattatttgatgtaccccctaaaggacattgctaaaattggctagaactatgggataattttgaccattttcgtcggggtcactattttggccataaaatggggcccttaagctaaaattattctaaaaagttggaactttgaaagaggatttttttaattatttgatatattttatatttttctgagtacaatgaccctttgtacgaccacaaagtgtttaaaatggatttttaaatcaattttgaaaaattaacctcgcggtccttcttgacagaaaagctcctacttgacagctcgcttcaaggggaccatagttgatcaatcgaataaatgttgtcttgtcaaatttttttttgcattaaaatgaaaaaaagtgatcagaaatggttttaaatcgtgttttttagcgttgtacataaaaatttacatagggctttagtacccaattcccggacgcttcgaaacccggacacttcaacttattttatcaattatttgaatataagttcgcattatgaatgtcaaaactgtgttatttgatgaattctaacatcaactttcattcaaagtttgtttgaacgctgtagttaatgccaaaacaataaaataaaataaaattaaaagtataccaaaaatgcgaaacatttcaacggaaatatttcataggcgtccgaagcaccgggaaggcaaagcagcacagctaaaaaagtagtgatCCAGATGCGTGTAAAAGTGCTGGAtgtgaaataaatattgctttattttatgcaattttttgtaattttacgccctgaaatatgtagcccattagtatgggaaacctacttgaccgaaatgttaagctgatatatgcgtttatcctttcagcttttcatcggtctgatggccgagtgggctaaggcgccagtccgtactgttggtgctgggtttgaatcccgtcggttgcaacttttttttgtgtttgcaaaaattgtacatgcagtgtgtaatattaagtgtttattttgacgaaggtgatgtgcatgcttttgcatgcgattttaccatcggattttttgctgtgagatatttatgtttttgatttccttaaattctagcaaatttttataaaaactatcgattgttttgatgttaacagcttatttgagacctgaaGAATGCCactcactaacatttcagtccaaatttgtgcgtttCATAAGctaaatcgagtgtccggaattcgaagcaaaagtgttcggatttcaaatcagcttttgatagtgtccgggattcgaagcacaacaagtcattttaattttcaaattctgatgaaaaattgttagaaaagacatatattgcatgcattctcttaaaactcactgtttatactaaatcctgatgatatttctacatttctacattattacatgattttttgccagctataacaaaaataatatggtactaagtgtccggatttcgaattatGACGTTAGTTCCCCGTACCTCTTGGTTGTCCATAATCAAGGTTGGCAATCGGGACACAACAGCGATTAAgagttttttgcaaatgttaTCAACAAATAAAGGCGCGCAACAGGATGTTGTTATCGAATGTGGGTAAAATGTGAATTGTGGCGTCACTTCAGTGCACTTTTAGACATGGTACTAGGCCGAGATGGCTACGTTTAGTTTGCAAGCGTTTGAATGCGAAGAAACCACTTTCGAGGATTTATCACTAGGGGTGTTCGGAAATAAACTGAGGCAAATCTGCCTTCGCAAAGTCGAACCCAAGCAGTTGACAGAAATTTGCCAGAGGTTCCCGTACATAGAAACGTTGAAAATACTTGACACTGCGCTGTCAAATGAGgtgaaacatgatttttttcaaaactacacgaacgttcaaaatcactcagttttcgtcaaaaccaaacctactcagaaatgtaTGAGTAAAGGGTGCATCTGTCAGTtccttaaaaatttctaaaaattcctcataattcattttttttaaattcttaaaaattcataaaatttcatcaaaaattcataaaaattcataaaaattcctaaatattaataaaaaatcataaaaattcctaaatattcataacaaattataaaaattaataaatattcataaaaattcataaaaattcataaaaaatataaaaattcataaaaattcataaaaattcataaaaattcaaaaaaattcataaaaattcataaaaattcataaaaattcataaaaattcataaaaatttataaaagttcataaaaattcataaaaattcataaaaaatcataaaaattccttaaattcctttaaatttcaaaaaaattattaaaattcatttaaattcaataaaacttattaaaattctataaaattcatttaaatttataaaaattcatattttttttacaaaggtcTTGAAAATTCCTAAACATtctgaaaaatttgcaaaaataaaaaaaaatattaaaatttataaaaaatatcttaaaatttccttaaaaaaatcctaagaattccttaaaaatttctaaaaaatcctcataattcacttttttttaattcttaaaaaatcataaaatttcatcaaaaattcataaaaattcaaaaaaattactgaatattaatgaaaaatcataaaaattcctaaatattaataaaaaatcataaaaaatcataaaaattaataaatattcataaaaattcataaaaaattacaaaaattcataaaaattcataaaaaatcataaaaattcataaaaattcataaaaattcataaaaattcataaaaattcataaaaattcataaaaattcataaaaattcataaaaattcataaaaattcataaaaattcataaaaattcataaaaattcataaaaattcataaaaattcataaaaattcataaaaattcaaaaaaattcataaaaattcataaaaattcataaaaattcataaaaattcataaaaattcataaaaattcataaaaattcataaaagctcgtaaaaattcataaaaattcataaaaattcataaaaattcataaaaattcgtaaaaattcctaaaaattcataaaaattcataataattcataataattcataaaaattcataaaaattcgtaaaaattcataaaaattcattaaaattcataaaaaatcataaaaattcataaaaattcatgaaaatttataaaaattcataaaaattcataaaaattcataaaaattcataaaaattcataaaaattcataaaaattcataaaaattcataaaaattcataaaagttcataaaaaaattcataaaaattcataaaaaaataatttttgagtaggttcggttttgacgaaaactgagtgattttgaacgtgTGTGTATAATTtagacaatttttatattttttgtcgtTCCAGGACCAGGTAACAATCGCAAATAACCTGACACAACTGGAAACCCTCCAAATTACAATTCAGCAGAGAGAATTCCAGGATATAACATTCGTAGAAGAGCTACCGAAATTGAAACACCTTAAGTTAAAATCAGATGGAAGTTACGGCTCGACAGGTGGATACAACTGGCTGAATTTTTATGAACCAAAGCATTGTAATTTGGAAGAACTTAATTTAGAAAACTTTTCACAAAgtaaattaagttttaattcTTTTGATTGGTTCGCTAAATTCCCACATCTGCAATGCGTAACGTTGACGGACTGTTTTGTAGACGGTTGGTTCAATGTTGTCAATCAGCTTAGTAAACTGAGGATGCTTCGCTATTTAGAAATGAATAATGTGTCATCACGTACAGCAGAAGTAAATGTTGTgacaaatagattttttaatcttgaagttttaaaaattaaaaagtgtaattttccaATTGACATATTGTCCACGTTTCTGAGGCAGTgttcacaaattttaaatagCGTTTATTTGCTGGAAAATGTTATTCTTTTAACCGATCCAAATTTAACACTTGAAGGTTTGCTGCAAAATAGGATTCAATATTTTGGTGACTTTTTATTGAATGAAACTCAGGTTTCTTCAGATTCATCATTGGAGAGCATCAGTGTTGTTTTAAACAAACCAGAGGGAAGTATGCAGAACTATTAGATTAAACCATAGACTATGGATTAAACTTTGTTATAATTATTTTacacagtttttaaaaatgtgtaggGTGTTGgtgataaataaaaataaattaattttaaaagttttagtttgttttattcttctttaaataatttctgtttttcataaaaacgccactttaaaaaaaatcataacgccCCTCTCTTCAGCTTTCAATAAAACGCCTCAATTTATCTGTTGCCGCGTCGTCTCCACCAACCGGGTTGCCGTCGCTCGTGTTGCATAACTTTCGGGCGCGACCACGTACGTTCACTACACAGCAAGACAAAACAAACCGCACCCGAACTGATCTGAAGGCAACCCAAAATTGGGCCAATCCCACCCAAATCCACCGCTTTCTTAAGCTTGAATCGTTTTCGAAGCTttctttttcaagaaaaacttgaaaaaagggagAAAGTGCACATTTCTTTTCACTTTCACGTCGCTTCTTTTTATCGCGACTCGTGCTAGAGTAGGAGTGAATCTTAAAAGAGCGAAGGAGGATTATCCCCGGGCTGCAACAAGCTAGGGCTGATGTGGTGCACGTTGCCGAGCTTTCGGGCGCAGTGATTTTTGGCTCTCACCACACTTTCACTTTCACGTTGGTGAATGTTGGCTCGTTATGATGGctgcgatttttttattttgttttgaagggAAAGAGTTGTGTAGTTTATTTTTGCGCCATTTGCATAACGGCAGCTAATTTGGACGTCTGACGACGGTTGCCTTGAACGGGGGAGTTGGTTTATTGTTTAAGGATTTCTCTATTTTGTTTGGGATTCGTTGAGTtgtctaacatttttttcaaacaactggtggaattttggttttaaaccaaaaccaaaaccaaaaccaaaaccaaaaccaaaaccaaaaccaaaaccaaaaccaaaaccaaaaccaaaaccaaaaccaaaaccaaaaccaaa
This is a stretch of genomic DNA from Culex pipiens pallens isolate TS chromosome 1, TS_CPP_V2, whole genome shotgun sequence. It encodes these proteins:
- the LOC120420214 gene encoding uncharacterized protein LOC120420214; this encodes RSRARKAERVARERLSRRNAVESKKGKEIKSSGQRGSIAAKSRAERGQRKRKRSIRTVARNKQRRTGRRESREEEEQREWPGKKKAKGGESARERGRQESLARRQPESARRAKKQGAERRDRERGS